DNA sequence from the Alosa alosa isolate M-15738 ecotype Scorff River chromosome 2, AALO_Geno_1.1, whole genome shotgun sequence genome:
TGCCCTCAAGAACAAGCATTCATTCTCAAAAGTACGCAGCCACACAGTCCAACATTTCACAAGACCAACAGGAGAACTCCTGTTCAATTGTGTCCTTTCATTTCGAGTCAGACTCGGATGGTATAGGAGTCAGAGTGGGTCACATAGCGGACCCAGCGCTGAGACAGTCCTGGCTGAGTTGGGGTCAAGCGGAGGAATCGTATCTGAAGGCCTGTGCAGGTGTGCTTTGGCAGCTCGAAGCACATGCTGACCGGTCCCACCTCCAGTAGAGATGCTGAGGAGAGTCCTGGAACCTCCAGCTGCGGGATGGAACGATTTTTTTTGCTTAGGctgatcaaagtcaaagtcagctttattgtcaattccttcacatgccaagacatacaaagagatcgaaattacgtttcccactatcccacggtggagacaagacatatttgaccaattaagtctacagacaaacataacattcagtaaacaataaaaagtaaataagaaggcacatacaatgaagaaataagagcagcaaaattgggttgaaattgtgcaattgtgcatagacagtcaatataatagtgcaaaagtcaggccaataaatggctgaggtagttctggtggtgcaagttatgtaagagcagcagaagtgtgttgtgttttcaggacaacaggacaacaccaacaagttgcaaagtgtgcaaagtCATGAAAAATGTACAATAAAAGACTGTACACAGGTCAAATTGTAGGGCAAATTTGTAGGCTCTGGACAAGACAGGAAATAATAACACTACTAAAAAGCTACGGTCCACCAATCAGCGGCCAACTTCACCTTAAAAAGTGCAGCGAGCTGTGAGCCTCCCGGGAAGCGAGGGATCTCCCAGAGAACGGCTTTACTTTTGGGCTGAAGCTCCGCACGCTGGTCTGGGCTACTCAGTTCCTGGGAGAGACTGGTGGGGGTGACACCCAAACACAGCAGATAATCAGTGGATCTGAGGTGCCTAAGCAAAGAAtccactcccccacacacacacacacacacacacacacacagataaagccTGACACTGGGGAACAGGAAGATGGGCTGAGAGAGTGTAGCAAGAAGCtggtgtgcatgagtgtgtttgtctgtgtgtgtgtctgtgtgcgtcagaaaaataaaacaaagagaTGCTTATACATCAGTTCCATATGCATAGGATAATCTTACTTATTTCAATAGTGATACACCACCTACATATAGACTTACATATATTAGGACTTACCTTACTGAACCCTTTGGAACAGGAACTGTGATGGACACATTGATAGCAGCACTACAAATGTAAATAtatcaaaagaaaaacaattacGGCTCAGATCAATTTAAAGATTTTCATGAAATTACTCAAACTTGAAGGATAATTCCAGTATTtacactttgagtcccttttctggtttgttttggatgaactagagtggtgaacacagaaatgttgatgggtcctgtctcgacttgaCTCGTTTAGAACAGCCTttgactgcttcagagtggctggctacaGGCACAGACAGGACCCATCATCAACATttctgtgtccaccactctagttcatccaaaacaaaccagaaaagggactcaaagtgctaaataccagaattatcctttaattCAAAGGAATGACAAAGCACAACACACCTCTTTGGAGGCAAATCACAGCGTAGCTTCAGGTACATCAATAATCTGAAGACAGAGGAAAGGGTAAAGTCTTAAAATATTGGCATATATGGAAAGCCTTGCTTAACTATTAGAACTTGCACATAGGCCTCCCAGACCCGACTACATACCTATTCCCACTGTCCCTCTCCACTGAGGGGAACAAGCGAAAAGGTGGCGCACACGGCAAGTCATCACAGACCTGATACTGCATGACTGTTTGCTGGAGGATAGAGATaatattgtggtgtgtgtgtgtgtgtggggtggggtggggggtggggggtgaggggggtgaGAGTGAGAAGCTGAAATTGTTGATGACTCCACAGTGGGGTTCATCAAGTGCTGGTGTGTGTCAAGTGTGTCATAATTACCTCGCCTTGGCTAGGGCAAACTTTTATGATTCTGTATGTGTCAAACTCATCCAATTTAACTGCCTGGTGAAAACTGCACTCATCCACACGCACTGCTGACCCATAGCCTGGGAAAGTACACATTTGAGATCAAATAAAGCAGTACATCATCCTGCAGTCAAAAGAAAAGCATCAGGACGGGTAATAAAATAAGGATAAGAGTTGCCTGGGTTTACTAAGGTTATAATGCTATTTTAATAAGTACACACAATATCCTCATAATACTTTGCACAACAGAGCTGGACTCAAACGGTTGGCCAGGCACCATGCCATTTGATATACTGTTAGCTTGCCCTAAGGCCAAGTGTTACTTGTAAGTATACACAGATTTAAGGGAATCTTTAGAGAAGTCGTGAAAATGATGGGACGTCTTCGGATGGGATATCTGTTTATctcttgttctccctctctctaaaatATAAAGAGCACTCACCTCTAAGCTGTGATTTTCCAATGCTGAGCTCCTCGTTCAGCCCGATTCTCATCTCTGCAGGCaggaaaagaaggaaagaaagagaaaagaggaaagaatGAGGTAGGAGGAGGTGTGGGGTAAGggcattaaaaataaaatgaagactctgtgagaggggaatccGTGGGAGAtaaccgagtgtgtgtgtgtgtgtgtgtgtgtgtgataaagaaAGACGgaacttaaagctgcagttggcaagattttttggATCAttttcactgaaaccgacactatgctccgacagaacaacataaattaaccagttttagaaaaaaaaactgcacttctacctccacctagagcctgttatttgttttgcaaaaatccacagctcccttctgttcttctggtccaatcagagcagagctgtgtgagatctaactgtcaatcacagtctggtgcacacTGATGGGAAcgaactcgatgagagggtgctcggtggtagtgggggaggggcatgacagttgtaaacattcaaaattttggctatAAGTCccttcaatctgtcagacttgccaactgcagcttttaTGTGAAGCAATTAAAGGTCACCACCAGCTAAACAACAGTTAGTTTGCATTAGCAGTGGCTCATTATCCTCTGCAGTACCACTCACCTGAACAGTTAGGCAGATAACATTTCACCCTGATCTCTCCTTCTATATCTGCTTTCATTATAATGCCCTGTTTCAAACAGAGAAAACAGGAGTAAAAggcctggggcctgtactacgaagggagcttaacctacccagatgtaacccagggttactttgttaaaccggggttgacaaaacctggttatcttaagtggtgttaatcggtactcacggctgattatgaagttgatttgttgagcggggttaacctaattggagtttgtgcgcgttcacataaaagggcgggttgcagcgcaagtcaccactttcaatgatgacgcgatcaccttattttacggatgaggaatgcacaattattatgccaagttatgaggaattaaaacccactcaacgacaaaaatcaaatacgtcggcagtgaacaaagcaaggcaaggctgttggcaacgtattgcagattgggtagcctaaatgcctaaaagttttatttccacatgttcttcaaatatgtgttacggaggattaatagcttgcggaatgtctgaaatgagttaaaataattaaattgcctattttgagttcatagaaatgcctacagatgcaacacaatttagaagtggccatatagattacagtaataggataattgaatgtttaagtagcccccattgactggtgtagtgtatgcctaatcctgtgaacatttcagatgcaacaccattgccaaacgcacatggcagcaggtgaaaattaaacacaaataatagtggaaggccaattgtggaaggggttgagggaggcattcggtcggattctggtgctgtggaaatgtgtagcctttatgtgcagggtacagtaatatgacattcaattcaacaagtttgttaaaatggtgattttaatttattaggcctaggctatgtcccgatttattttaggctattcttgctcagatgttcagcatactgtaggctaggctaggcctatgtccgatttattttcggacatacagaattcttgctcagatgttcagcatcaccgattaGATGGAAAACATGAATGTCCATgtaagggcattgctatgacgggtgacagtagagacttctgcctagatcatctgacaaagataacgaattcgaagtggaggggtggtacttataaagggtgtggttaacagaaacctcgggttaaccaagaacataacctgctcggagcaggtttgagatgcagtgtaaattgccatggcagcatacctcggttaaaacctatccacttttcgtagtacgggttaatcgggaacttacgccacacgtgatcaagttactctcgaagttacccagataagccagtaaccccgcttcgtagtacaggcccctgtttccactgaaaacaacaacaacaacaacaacaactcatCAAACAGAAGTATTACTTCAGAGCACTTACATTAGAGCCAATGACCATGGCAAGCCTTTCAATCACATCCACAAATATCTCATTTTTTCCACCCTGTAGGGGAATGGAGAATGGGAGCAATTATTAGTTCACATATCCAAGAAAACTAGAAATGCAGCTTAAAAATATCAATAGCCTACTGGACGATCATCTATAATCCACACAGAGCTCATtcgtttataacatgttttactTCCTACATTTCATATTCAAATATAAATTAAACAAAGCAATCAAAACATTGCAATCTACACATAAACACTGATGGCTCTCTTGTAAACTTAATGCCATTGCTCTGACCTAGACCCGagttatccacacacacagacacacacacctgttctccACGGTTAGCCATAATGGGGCGACTGGCTGCCGCACTAGGGGCCACTTTGTCCTGCTGTGTCTCTGCCCCAAACTGGAAGAAACAGATCACATAAAACTTTGTTTTATTGTATTATGCATATTATTTTTTCCTGTTTATGAAAAATGTTTATTGTAACTGGTAATCTTTAGACAGCTATGCGGATGCTGGAGATGAAGACACCTTTTTTCTCAGGTACCTCAAAACATGAACACTTGACACTGAAGAAAGAAAATCAGTCTTACCAGCCCAAcgttactcaggtcaaacagactGAATGGTTTGGAGCTCTCCGCTTCTGTCTGAATGAAGTTCTTAAGAATGTCAGTGGAGGTGGTCTGGATGTAGCCATAATCCTGAGCATCAGGTATTAAGTGACAAATTCAGAGTGGAGAACATCATTGGAGAAGCAGGCCAtgaaaaatgtcaatgtcattacattggGCACATGACCCCATCCACTGCAATGGTTCCCAAGAAGGGTATAATTAAAAGAAAATTGTTGCAACACCATACGTACCACCATTTCATCCAAAAGTTCATATATGAGAGCAAAGTTCGCTCTAACAGATTTCTCAGACAAAGTCCCACAATAATCCTTTGTCAAAGCTGTTAATctgcaaaaaaacacacatatttactaTGAGACAGTGTTCTAAGACTGTACTCACAAATTCATGTATTGGCATAAACATAAGCTCAATATACAACATATTCAGAAGTAAACCCAAACCATATGGAAAAGTGGACACACTGGAATACAGAAATATGATGTA
Encoded proteins:
- the ap4m1 gene encoding AP-4 complex subunit mu-1 — translated: MISQVFILTSKGDHLIYKDFRGEAGVDAISAFYESVTALSGDQPPVVMTHKGMHFIHVRQGGLYWVASTKTNASPFTIIEFLNRLTALTKDYCGTLSEKSVRANFALIYELLDEMVDYGYIQTTSTDILKNFIQTEAESSKPFSLFDLSNVGLFGAETQQDKVAPSAAASRPIMANRGEQGGKNEIFVDVIERLAMVIGSNGIIMKADIEGEIRVKCYLPNCSEMRIGLNEELSIGKSQLRGYGSAVRVDECSFHQAVKLDEFDTYRIIKVCPSQGEQTVMQYQVCDDLPCAPPFRLFPSVERDSGNRLLMYLKLRCDLPPKSAAINVSITVPVPKGSVSLSQELSSPDQRAELQPKSKAVLWEIPRFPGGSQLAALFKLEVPGLSSASLLEVGPVSMCFELPKHTCTGLQIRFLRLTPTQPGLSQRWVRYVTHSDSYTIRV